One window of the Natronomonas marina genome contains the following:
- a CDS encoding ArsA family ATPase encodes MTEFVLYGGKGGVGKTTCAAATALKRGREDGPTLVVSTDPAHSLSDVFDTEVGPEPTRVREEADLWAVEVDPGERIGQYRGQVSAALEELEDLGISLDESDVDDVIEAGVAPGTDEAAAMDLFLDYMDDPRFDYIVFDTAPTGHTLRLLKLPDVMSSAMGKLISVRSQVSSLADSVRSFMGGEDEDDEEGVDVDVDLDELKARMERVADALRDPERTEFRVVLIPETMAVLETERLLAELDAYDVPAGRAIINKVIEDPEPACDLCRSRHESQQKRIAEARERFDLPITLVPQLHGEVHGLEAVETVADRL; translated from the coding sequence GTGACCGAGTTCGTACTCTACGGCGGGAAGGGCGGCGTCGGCAAGACGACCTGTGCCGCGGCGACGGCGCTGAAGCGGGGCCGCGAGGACGGCCCGACGCTCGTCGTCTCGACGGACCCCGCCCACTCGCTGTCGGACGTCTTCGACACGGAGGTCGGCCCCGAGCCGACCCGGGTCCGAGAGGAGGCGGACCTCTGGGCGGTCGAGGTCGACCCCGGCGAGCGCATCGGCCAGTACCGCGGGCAGGTCTCGGCGGCGCTCGAGGAACTGGAGGACCTGGGCATCTCGCTGGACGAGAGCGACGTCGACGACGTCATCGAGGCCGGCGTCGCGCCGGGCACCGACGAGGCCGCCGCGATGGACCTCTTTCTGGACTACATGGACGACCCCCGATTCGACTACATCGTCTTCGACACCGCCCCGACCGGGCACACCCTCCGGCTGCTGAAACTGCCGGACGTGATGAGTTCCGCGATGGGGAAGCTCATCTCGGTCCGCTCGCAGGTCTCCTCGCTTGCGGACTCGGTGCGGAGCTTCATGGGCGGCGAGGACGAGGACGACGAGGAGGGCGTCGACGTCGACGTGGACCTCGACGAACTGAAAGCGCGGATGGAGCGGGTCGCCGACGCGCTCCGGGACCCCGAGCGCACGGAGTTCCGGGTCGTCCTCATTCCCGAGACGATGGCCGTCCTGGAGACCGAACGGCTGCTGGCGGAACTGGACGCCTACGACGTCCCTGCGGGCCGCGCGATCATCAACAAGGTCATCGAGGACCCCGAACCCGCCTGCGACCTCTGTCGGTCCCGCCACGAGAGCCAGCAGAAGCGTATCGCGGAGGCCCGCGAGCGGTTCGACCTCCCCATCACGCTCGTCCCGCAACTGCACGGCGAGGTCCACGGCCTAGAGGCCGTCGAGACGGTCGCCGACCGGCTCTGA
- a CDS encoding SRPBCC family protein produces MDSVEVSTEVYLPPEEVYEFLLDFPRYARYSEHLTGVRQFGDGTPGTEYELDFSWWKLSYTARSRVTDTDSPNRIDWRVIKDVDAVGRWRVERLDDEETRVTLVVEYAPGSADDDALELPRFVSLDWVVEKVKPKVRTEAERVVRRIVADLEGEPRDVTLEIETV; encoded by the coding sequence GTGGACAGCGTCGAGGTCTCGACCGAGGTGTACCTGCCGCCCGAGGAGGTCTACGAGTTCCTGCTGGACTTCCCCCGGTACGCCCGCTACTCCGAGCACCTCACGGGCGTCAGGCAGTTCGGCGACGGGACGCCCGGCACGGAGTACGAACTCGACTTCTCGTGGTGGAAGCTCTCGTACACGGCCCGCTCGCGGGTCACCGACACGGACTCGCCGAACCGCATCGACTGGCGGGTAATCAAGGACGTCGACGCGGTCGGTCGCTGGCGGGTCGAGCGTCTCGACGACGAGGAGACCCGGGTCACGCTCGTCGTCGAGTACGCGCCCGGGTCGGCCGACGACGACGCCCTCGAACTGCCGCGGTTCGTCTCGCTGGACTGGGTCGTCGAGAAGGTCAAGCCGAAGGTCAGGACGGAGGCCGAGCGGGTCGTCCGGCGCATCGTCGCCGACCTGGAGGGCGAGCCACGCGACGTGACGCTGGAGATAGAGACGGTCTGA
- the gltB gene encoding glutamate synthase large subunit, with amino-acid sequence MPERTHSSTSSTGLVDPDDARANCGVGVVMDLDGDRTNRPVADGIELLENLEHRGTTGAEPDTGDGAGILLQAPHEFFDDEVDALPDRGEYAVGSLFMPQDRDAVAGLQDLTESVLADHGLEVFDWREVPTNNESLGETAVDSEPLVAQCFVRSDLDADAFDRALYVARRDLETTVEERQPDGYGRFYICSLDRETVVYKGLLTAEQLPEYYPELTDERMRSTFVMVHARFSTNTLGAWHLAHPYRNIIHNGEFNTIQGNINWMRAREDDLEDPAFGDDIDTLRPIINDPEQSDTASVDNALELLMQGGRDMPHALRMLIPEAWRGEANRVPEKRREWYDYHASLVEPWDGPALVAATDGDRVGAVLDRNGLRPCRYDVTSDNRLIMASEAGALEPDFGDIERRDRLQPGQLFLADPEEGRVIPDDEIFDELVDEKYAEWVDDEQVHLDEIADEGAAPRGDVSGLRGHQALYGYTHDEMNHLVEPMARDGKDPVGSMGDDTPLSVLSQFNRPLFSYFKQLFAQVTNPPLDYIREELVTSLESRLGYQRNLLDETPAHARQLVVDSPVLRDAETAAIKELDGSERDLSSYVLDITFDPETDLESAVEAVRREATEAAREHDIVVLSDRGAGEEAIPIPALLATGGVHHHLVRNGLRNHVGLVLESADPRAVHHVATCIGYGAGAVNPYLAYESITDLVAGPDGADEEAAIEAYIKAVEDGLLKTMAKMGISTVESYQGAQIFEAVGLDSEFVAEYFEGTTARTEGIDVDDIEDDLRRRYGVAFGEDPDLEHQGEYEHRSSGMFHEWNPESVGALQKAVRQGDYEQYREFAEMMNDQTETLQTLRGLLEFDSDRAPVDIEDVEPVESIVTRFATASMSLGSLSPEAHENNAIAMNRLGGKSGTGEGGEPPERFDTEKECNIKQVASGRFGVTSTYLTNADSLQIKMAQGSKPGEGGHLPGRKVNEMIAHVRYATPGVGLISPPPLHDIYSIEDLKQLIHDLKAANPDADVNVKLVSEAGIGTIAAGVAKANADVVHISGHSGGTGASPKTSIKNAGLPWELGLAEANQMLRSTDLRSRIKVTVDGGMKTGHDVAVGALLGAEEYVFGTAPLVTSGCVMARQCHENTCPVGVATQDEDLRKRFPGEPQHVINYMTFIAQELREIMAELGFTTVDEMIGRVDALKQREDVKQEKAKKLDLSAILAEPAGEGRRKTEPQTHEIDEALDWDLIDAAEGAIERGDPVHLDRDISNVNRAVGATLSNRISTAYGTEGLPDDTITVDFGGTAGQSFGAFLQDGVTMQLTGTANDYVGKGLSGGKLVVNTPNDAPYEPEENILVGNVALYGATQGEAYINGKAGERFAVRNSGVKSVVESVGDHGCEYMTGGVVACLGETGKNFAAGMSGGVAYVLDREGDFEEKVNYGMVSTTDELDAKDRRMLRRLVENHVAYTDSDRAEYVLDNWEEELEKFVKVMPDAYAEIIAERESADVRNSPPESATPSAETDAAGGVVSDD; translated from the coding sequence ATGCCTGAGCGAACGCACTCCTCTACGAGTTCGACCGGACTCGTAGACCCCGACGACGCCCGCGCCAACTGCGGCGTAGGGGTCGTCATGGACCTCGACGGGGACCGGACCAACCGACCGGTCGCCGACGGTATCGAACTGCTGGAGAACCTCGAACACCGGGGGACGACCGGCGCAGAACCCGACACCGGCGACGGCGCCGGCATCCTGCTGCAGGCGCCTCACGAGTTCTTCGACGACGAGGTCGACGCCCTCCCGGACCGCGGCGAGTACGCCGTCGGCTCTCTCTTCATGCCCCAGGACCGCGATGCGGTCGCCGGCCTGCAGGACCTCACCGAATCGGTGCTGGCCGACCACGGTCTGGAGGTGTTCGACTGGCGGGAGGTCCCGACGAACAACGAGTCGCTCGGCGAGACCGCCGTCGACTCCGAACCGCTCGTCGCCCAGTGTTTCGTCCGCTCGGACCTGGACGCCGACGCCTTCGACCGGGCGCTCTACGTCGCCCGCCGCGACCTCGAAACCACCGTCGAGGAGCGCCAGCCCGACGGCTACGGTCGCTTCTACATCTGCTCGCTGGATCGGGAGACCGTCGTCTACAAGGGCCTGCTCACCGCCGAACAGCTCCCGGAGTACTACCCCGAACTCACCGACGAGCGGATGCGGTCGACGTTCGTGATGGTCCACGCCCGTTTCTCGACGAACACGCTCGGCGCCTGGCACCTCGCACACCCCTACCGCAACATCATCCACAACGGCGAGTTCAACACCATCCAGGGCAACATCAACTGGATGCGGGCCCGCGAGGACGACCTCGAGGACCCGGCCTTCGGCGACGACATCGACACGCTGCGACCCATCATCAACGACCCCGAGCAGTCCGACACCGCCTCCGTCGACAACGCGCTGGAACTGCTGATGCAGGGCGGCCGCGACATGCCGCACGCCCTCCGGATGCTGATTCCCGAGGCGTGGCGCGGCGAGGCCAACCGCGTCCCCGAGAAGCGCCGGGAGTGGTACGACTACCACGCCTCGCTCGTCGAACCGTGGGACGGCCCGGCGCTGGTGGCGGCCACCGACGGCGACCGCGTCGGTGCCGTGCTGGACCGCAACGGCCTCCGGCCGTGCCGCTACGACGTCACGAGCGACAACCGCCTCATCATGGCCAGCGAGGCCGGCGCCCTGGAACCCGACTTCGGTGACATCGAGCGCCGCGACCGCCTCCAGCCCGGCCAGCTGTTCCTCGCCGACCCCGAGGAGGGCCGCGTCATCCCCGACGACGAGATATTCGACGAACTCGTCGACGAGAAGTACGCCGAGTGGGTCGACGACGAGCAGGTCCACCTCGACGAGATCGCCGACGAGGGGGCGGCCCCGCGGGGCGACGTCTCCGGGCTCCGCGGCCACCAGGCGCTGTACGGCTACACCCACGACGAGATGAACCACCTCGTCGAGCCGATGGCCCGCGACGGCAAGGACCCCGTCGGCTCGATGGGCGACGACACGCCGCTCAGCGTGCTCTCGCAGTTCAACCGCCCGCTGTTCTCGTACTTCAAGCAGCTGTTCGCACAGGTCACGAACCCGCCGCTGGACTACATCCGCGAGGAGCTGGTCACGTCGCTGGAGTCCCGGCTCGGCTACCAGCGGAACCTGCTCGACGAGACGCCCGCCCACGCCCGCCAGCTGGTGGTCGACTCGCCCGTGCTGCGGGACGCCGAGACGGCCGCGATCAAGGAACTCGACGGCTCGGAGCGCGACCTCTCGTCGTACGTACTGGACATCACCTTCGATCCCGAGACGGACCTCGAATCCGCCGTCGAAGCGGTTCGACGCGAGGCGACCGAGGCCGCCCGCGAGCACGACATCGTCGTCCTCTCGGACCGGGGGGCCGGCGAGGAGGCTATCCCCATCCCGGCGCTGTTGGCGACCGGCGGCGTCCACCACCACCTCGTCCGGAACGGCCTCCGGAACCACGTCGGCCTCGTGCTGGAGTCGGCCGACCCGCGGGCGGTCCACCACGTCGCCACCTGTATCGGCTACGGCGCCGGCGCGGTCAACCCCTACCTCGCCTACGAGTCCATCACCGACCTCGTGGCGGGACCGGACGGCGCCGACGAGGAGGCCGCCATCGAGGCCTACATCAAGGCCGTCGAGGACGGCCTGCTGAAGACGATGGCGAAGATGGGCATCTCGACGGTCGAGTCCTACCAGGGCGCCCAGATCTTCGAGGCGGTCGGGCTGGATTCGGAGTTCGTCGCCGAGTACTTCGAGGGCACTACCGCCCGGACCGAGGGCATCGATGTCGACGACATCGAGGACGACCTCCGGCGGCGCTACGGGGTCGCCTTCGGCGAGGACCCCGACCTCGAACACCAGGGCGAGTACGAGCACCGCTCGTCGGGGATGTTCCACGAGTGGAACCCCGAGTCGGTCGGCGCGCTCCAGAAGGCGGTCCGGCAGGGCGACTACGAGCAGTACCGCGAGTTCGCCGAGATGATGAACGACCAGACGGAGACGCTCCAGACACTCCGGGGCCTCCTGGAGTTCGATTCGGATCGGGCCCCCGTCGACATCGAGGATGTCGAGCCTGTCGAGTCGATCGTCACCCGGTTCGCTACCGCGTCGATGAGCCTCGGATCGCTGTCGCCGGAGGCCCACGAGAACAACGCTATCGCAATGAACCGGCTCGGCGGCAAGTCCGGCACCGGAGAGGGCGGCGAGCCGCCGGAGCGGTTCGATACAGAGAAGGAGTGTAATATCAAGCAGGTCGCCTCCGGCCGGTTCGGCGTCACCTCGACGTACCTCACGAACGCGGACTCACTGCAAATCAAGATGGCGCAGGGCTCGAAACCCGGCGAAGGGGGGCATCTGCCGGGCCGGAAGGTCAACGAGATGATAGCCCACGTCCGGTACGCGACGCCGGGCGTCGGCCTCATCTCGCCGCCGCCACTGCACGACATCTACTCCATCGAGGACCTCAAACAGCTCATCCACGACCTGAAGGCGGCGAACCCGGACGCCGACGTGAACGTCAAACTGGTCTCGGAGGCCGGCATCGGCACCATCGCCGCCGGCGTTGCCAAGGCCAACGCCGACGTCGTCCACATCTCCGGCCACTCCGGCGGGACGGGCGCCTCGCCGAAGACGAGCATCAAGAACGCCGGCCTCCCGTGGGAACTCGGGCTGGCGGAGGCCAACCAGATGCTCCGCTCGACGGACCTCCGTTCGCGCATCAAGGTCACCGTCGACGGCGGCATGAAAACCGGCCACGACGTCGCCGTCGGTGCCCTGCTCGGCGCCGAGGAGTACGTCTTCGGCACCGCGCCGCTTGTCACCTCCGGCTGTGTGATGGCCCGGCAGTGCCACGAGAACACCTGTCCTGTCGGCGTCGCCACCCAGGACGAGGACCTCCGGAAGCGGTTCCCCGGCGAGCCACAGCACGTCATCAACTACATGACGTTCATCGCCCAGGAACTGCGGGAGATTATGGCCGAGCTGGGCTTCACGACGGTCGACGAGATGATCGGTCGCGTGGACGCGCTGAAACAGCGCGAGGACGTCAAACAGGAGAAGGCGAAGAAACTGGACCTCTCGGCGATTCTGGCCGAACCGGCCGGCGAGGGCCGCCGCAAGACCGAACCGCAGACCCACGAGATCGACGAGGCGCTGGACTGGGACCTCATCGACGCCGCCGAGGGCGCCATCGAGCGGGGCGACCCGGTCCACCTCGACCGCGACATCTCGAACGTCAACCGCGCGGTGGGCGCCACGCTGTCGAACCGCATCTCGACGGCGTACGGCACAGAGGGCCTGCCCGACGACACCATCACCGTCGACTTCGGCGGCACCGCCGGTCAGAGCTTCGGCGCCTTCCTCCAGGACGGCGTCACGATGCAGTTGACCGGCACCGCCAACGACTACGTCGGCAAGGGGCTGTCGGGCGGCAAACTCGTCGTCAACACGCCCAACGACGCCCCCTACGAACCCGAGGAGAACATCCTCGTCGGCAACGTCGCGCTGTACGGCGCCACGCAGGGCGAGGCCTACATCAACGGCAAGGCTGGCGAGCGGTTCGCCGTCCGCAACTCCGGCGTCAAGTCCGTCGTCGAGTCCGTCGGCGACCACGGCTGCGAGTACATGACCGGCGGCGTCGTCGCCTGCCTCGGCGAGACGGGCAAGAACTTCGCGGCCGGGATGTCTGGCGGCGTCGCCTACGTGCTGGACCGGGAGGGCGACTTCGAGGAGAAGGTCAACTACGGCATGGTCTCGACGACGGACGAACTCGACGCCAAGGACCGGCGGATGCTCCGCCGCCTCGTCGAGAACCACGTCGCCTACACCGACTCGGACCGCGCCGAGTACGTCCTCGACAACTGGGAAGAGGAACTCGAGAAGTTCGTGAAGGTGATGCCGGACGCCTACGCCGAGATCATCGCCGAGCGGGAGTCCGCCGACGTCCGCAACTCGCCGCCCGAGAGCGCGACGCCCTCGGCGGAGACGGACGCGGCCGGCGGCGTCGTCAGCGACGACTGA
- a CDS encoding FAD-dependent oxidoreductase, translating into MSQTDTPRVAIVGGGVAGLTAGTYTARADFDTVVVDHGESILRRNAHLENVPGFPAGVNSRLFLDLLEEQAGRNGCLFEQGLVTDLQATDEGFRLRVESDEEFDLAADYVVVASWSDTDYLADVDGVGLLDRGSKTYVDVDECGRTGVDGLYAAGRIAEKPHQAVVAAGHGAEVAVALVDDSDVPYYHDWVAPEGYFTERGREVPPGCEEISEEERRRRERESIEVMSEAFAEQHPDEPTMHPSVVEKRERDE; encoded by the coding sequence ATGAGCCAGACCGACACCCCGCGCGTCGCAATCGTCGGCGGCGGCGTCGCCGGCCTGACCGCCGGCACCTACACCGCACGCGCCGACTTCGACACCGTCGTGGTCGACCACGGCGAGTCCATCCTCCGGCGGAACGCCCACCTCGAGAACGTGCCCGGCTTCCCGGCCGGCGTCAACTCGCGGCTCTTTCTGGACCTCCTGGAGGAACAGGCGGGCCGCAACGGCTGTCTCTTCGAGCAGGGCCTCGTGACGGACCTGCAGGCGACCGACGAGGGGTTCCGCCTCCGCGTCGAGAGCGACGAGGAGTTCGACCTCGCCGCCGACTACGTCGTCGTCGCCTCCTGGTCGGACACCGACTACCTCGCCGACGTCGACGGCGTCGGCCTCCTCGACCGCGGCTCGAAGACCTACGTCGACGTCGACGAGTGCGGCCGCACCGGCGTCGACGGCCTCTACGCGGCGGGCCGAATCGCCGAGAAACCCCACCAGGCCGTCGTCGCCGCCGGTCACGGCGCGGAGGTGGCCGTCGCCCTCGTCGACGATTCCGACGTGCCGTACTACCACGACTGGGTGGCTCCCGAGGGGTACTTCACCGAGCGGGGCCGGGAGGTCCCACCGGGCTGTGAGGAAATCAGCGAGGAGGAACGCCGCCGCCGCGAACGGGAGTCGATCGAGGTGATGTCCGAGGCGTTCGCCGAACAGCACCCCGACGAGCCGACGATGCACCCGAGCGTCGTCGAGAAGCGAGAGCGCGACGAGTGA
- the proS gene encoding proline--tRNA ligase, whose protein sequence is MSGEQELGITESKEHSPGEWYAEVVQKSGLADYAPMGGFIVTRPRGYAVWEHLQDHLDGWFKETGVDNAYFPMFIPESYLEREKDIVEGFDPEVAWVTHGGHDELEERLAVRPTSESIIAPFMSQWVRSYRDLPLRLNQWCSVVRWEATETKPFFRTKEFLWQEGHTAHADEDGAWEETMTRLGQYERLYEEVMAIPSRTGRKPEHDKFPGADTTTTIEALMPDGKSVQAGTSHYLGTSFAEAFDITYTDEDEDERTAHTTSWGLSWRAMGALIMTHSDDQGLVLPPALAPTQVVVVPIWQADTEEAVKEYAADLAAELDAEYRVELDDRDERNPGFKFNEHELNGVPLRIEVGPNEVEDGEATLVQRPDGESEVADRDGIVESVGEALDTVHAKLYADAEENLEANVREAHGRGEILGTIGQHGGYVKTGWCGDEACEDEIKDEIAAEIVMLPLDEDEGPIHDTCGVCGEDAVETAYFAKSY, encoded by the coding sequence ATGAGCGGCGAGCAGGAACTCGGCATCACCGAGTCGAAGGAGCACAGCCCCGGCGAGTGGTACGCCGAGGTCGTCCAGAAGTCCGGCCTCGCGGACTACGCGCCGATGGGCGGGTTCATCGTCACCCGGCCCCGCGGGTACGCGGTCTGGGAGCACCTCCAGGACCACCTCGACGGCTGGTTCAAGGAGACCGGCGTCGACAACGCCTACTTCCCGATGTTCATCCCCGAGTCCTACCTCGAACGGGAGAAGGACATCGTCGAGGGATTCGACCCCGAGGTGGCGTGGGTGACCCACGGCGGTCACGACGAACTCGAGGAGCGACTGGCGGTCCGGCCCACCAGCGAGTCCATCATCGCGCCGTTCATGTCCCAGTGGGTGCGAAGCTACCGGGACCTGCCGCTGCGCCTCAATCAGTGGTGTTCGGTCGTCCGGTGGGAGGCCACCGAGACCAAGCCCTTCTTCCGCACCAAGGAGTTCCTCTGGCAGGAGGGCCACACCGCCCACGCCGACGAGGACGGCGCCTGGGAGGAGACGATGACCCGCCTCGGGCAGTACGAACGGCTCTACGAGGAGGTGATGGCCATCCCGAGCAGGACCGGCCGCAAGCCCGAACACGACAAGTTCCCCGGCGCCGACACCACCACGACCATCGAGGCGCTGATGCCCGACGGCAAGTCCGTCCAGGCCGGCACCTCCCACTACCTCGGCACCTCCTTCGCGGAGGCGTTCGACATCACCTACACCGACGAGGACGAGGACGAACGGACGGCTCACACCACCTCGTGGGGGCTCTCCTGGCGGGCGATGGGCGCGCTCATCATGACCCACTCCGACGACCAGGGGCTCGTGCTGCCGCCAGCGCTTGCGCCCACGCAGGTCGTCGTCGTCCCCATCTGGCAGGCCGACACCGAGGAGGCCGTCAAGGAGTACGCCGCCGACCTCGCGGCCGAACTGGACGCCGAGTACCGCGTCGAACTCGACGACCGCGACGAGCGCAACCCCGGCTTCAAGTTCAACGAACACGAGTTGAACGGCGTTCCCCTCCGCATCGAGGTCGGCCCCAACGAGGTCGAGGACGGCGAGGCCACGCTCGTCCAGCGCCCCGACGGGGAAAGCGAGGTCGCCGACCGCGACGGTATCGTCGAGTCCGTCGGCGAGGCACTCGACACCGTCCACGCGAAACTCTACGCCGACGCCGAGGAGAACCTTGAGGCGAACGTCCGCGAGGCCCACGGCCGCGGCGAGATACTCGGCACCATCGGTCAGCACGGCGGCTACGTCAAGACCGGCTGGTGCGGGGACGAGGCCTGCGAGGACGAGATCAAAGACGAGATCGCCGCCGAGATCGTCATGCTGCCGCTCGACGAGGACGAGGGACCGATTCACGACACCTGCGGGGTCTGCGGCGAGGACGCCGTCGAGACGGCGTACTTCGCCAAATCTTACTAA
- a CDS encoding PGF-CTERM sorting domain-containing protein, which produces MNDGGPSALRRAAVVGFAALLASALLFPSLLVGSAVAAVESSERTLGTTQVDPGQTVEVTVETRLAEGGNRVAISDDFSPGFAEVEITETRVNGESTLPVIAATNESFIEVGFEEDFSAGDTITVVYEVTVPEDTGDGQVFAFDGEAAIDSTDPVAHEGDGQLSVGDGSIAVTGYDLGATELNVGETLAVEATVANGRNDPANLDVKLLVDGSTVANETVALGGGESRTVDLEAAFDAAGSYDVTVNDLEATAVTVEAADDSTPAEGPTPTPIASPVQESESSPTGEDGSSDDEDGGDADPSTTDSASSPTATDGTAASTDTDDSPGFGVPVALVALLAAALVVGRRYRR; this is translated from the coding sequence GTGAACGACGGCGGTCCGTCGGCCCTCCGGCGGGCGGCAGTCGTCGGCTTCGCCGCACTCCTCGCGTCTGCGCTTCTGTTCCCGTCGCTTCTGGTCGGCAGCGCCGTCGCCGCCGTGGAGTCCTCCGAGCGGACCCTCGGGACGACCCAGGTCGACCCGGGACAGACCGTCGAGGTGACCGTCGAGACGCGACTGGCCGAGGGCGGGAATCGCGTGGCGATAAGCGACGACTTCTCGCCGGGCTTCGCCGAGGTCGAGATAACCGAGACCCGGGTCAACGGGGAGTCGACGCTGCCGGTCATCGCCGCGACCAACGAGAGCTTCATCGAGGTCGGCTTCGAGGAGGACTTCTCGGCCGGCGACACGATAACGGTCGTCTACGAGGTGACCGTCCCGGAGGACACCGGGGACGGGCAGGTGTTCGCCTTCGACGGGGAGGCGGCCATCGACAGCACCGACCCCGTCGCCCACGAGGGTGACGGCCAACTGAGCGTCGGCGACGGGTCGATAGCCGTGACGGGGTACGACCTCGGGGCGACGGAACTGAACGTCGGCGAGACGCTCGCCGTCGAGGCGACGGTCGCCAACGGCCGAAACGACCCCGCCAACCTCGACGTGAAACTGCTGGTCGACGGCAGTACGGTGGCCAACGAGACGGTCGCGCTGGGGGGCGGTGAATCGAGGACCGTCGATCTCGAGGCGGCGTTCGACGCCGCGGGGAGCTACGACGTAACGGTCAACGATCTGGAGGCGACGGCCGTCACCGTCGAGGCGGCCGATGACTCGACGCCGGCGGAGGGACCGACCCCGACGCCCATCGCGTCGCCGGTTCAAGAGTCGGAGTCGTCGCCGACCGGGGAGGACGGAAGCAGTGATGACGAGGACGGCGGCGACGCGGACCCCTCGACGACGGACTCGGCGTCGTCCCCGACGGCGACGGACGGCACCGCCGCCTCGACCGACACCGACGACAGCCCCGGCTTCGGCGTCCCGGTCGCGCTCGTCGCCCTGCTCGCGGCGGCGCTCGTGGTAGGGCGTCGTTACCGCAGATAA
- a CDS encoding GNAT family N-acetyltransferase, translating into MPGPVFVDGEDVGLRTVEREDVEFLQEGMNHPGVRRYAGGDLPYNRERYEDERFDAISGGDVLHLLVCTGDERVGDVSLAPIDDRRGWANLGYWVHPDRRGEGYATEAARLAVAHGFEELALHRVSATIVADNEASKRVVEKLGFVHEGTKRDDAFVGGEYVDREVYAVLDDEWQK; encoded by the coding sequence ATGCCAGGACCGGTCTTCGTCGACGGCGAGGACGTCGGGTTGCGTACCGTCGAGCGGGAGGACGTCGAGTTCCTCCAGGAGGGGATGAACCACCCCGGCGTGCGCCGGTACGCCGGCGGCGACCTGCCGTACAACCGCGAGCGCTACGAGGACGAGCGCTTCGACGCCATCTCGGGGGGCGACGTCCTGCACCTGCTCGTCTGTACGGGCGACGAGCGGGTCGGAGACGTCTCGCTGGCTCCCATCGACGACCGGCGGGGGTGGGCTAATCTCGGCTACTGGGTCCACCCCGACCGCCGGGGCGAGGGGTACGCCACCGAGGCCGCCCGCCTCGCCGTCGCCCACGGGTTCGAGGAACTGGCGCTGCACCGCGTCTCGGCGACCATCGTCGCGGACAACGAGGCCTCGAAGCGCGTCGTCGAGAAACTCGGCTTCGTCCACGAGGGGACGAAACGGGACGACGCCTTCGTCGGCGGCGAGTACGTCGACCGGGAGGTGTACGCCGTTCTCGACGACGAGTGGCAGAAATAG